DNA sequence from the Verrucomicrobiota bacterium genome:
TCATACACGGTTTGACCACACCTTGGGTGTGTTGCATATTGCTAATATGATGTGCGACCGGTTACAGATTGAAGAGCGCTATTCTCCAACCATTCGCCTCGCTGCCCTGCTTCATGATGTTGGGCATGGCCCTTTCTCCCATGTCTCCGAATCAGTTCTCAAGATAGTGGCTAGAACCAATCTCGCTAAGTTGGCGAAACAGCAGGATAAAATTCATGAATTGATTACTCGTGACATCATTCTTACGCATCAAGGTTTTGATAAAACGCTCACTAAAGGCGAACGCCAAAATATCACCGACCTTCTTAATGATGGACTCAAGGATTCAGTTCACAAAGCCATCATTTCCGGGCCAGTGGATGCGGATAAGCAAGATTATTTATTGCGCGATAGCCATTATTGCGGCGTGCAATACGGTCGCTTTGATATAGCCCATCTTCATAACGTGCTTACGCCAGTCGAAGACGTGGACCAAAAGGTTTTGATGGTCGAGCCATCTGGCATTCATGTGATTGAGCAGTTTGTCCTCGCCAAGTATTATCTTACTACCCAGGTTTATCGTCATAAGGTTCGCCTGATAACGGACCAGATGCTTACGCGTGCGCTGGTTCTAGGAGTGGTCAAAGATCATTTACCGTTCTTGGAAAAGTTGTACGTGTACAAATCCACTCCGGATTATATCGAGAACTATTTGACTTGGGACGATTCACGCCTCACCCAAGAGTTGTTGAAAGAGGAATACTCAAAAACTAATGCAGGGCAATTTTTTAGGCGTTTGGTCCACCGTCAACTGTATAAGCGCGTCTGCCAAGTTTCCTTGAATGATATCTCGGGTAACGCTCAGATTGCCTCAGCCGAGGAATTCCTGAAGAAACGGGGAGAGATGGAAAAGGGGATGGCCGTTTGGTTGAAAGAAAAAATGGGTATTAAACTCAGCGCTGATCATGTTATTGTCCATCATTATTCCATTGAATCTGCTAGGAAACAATCAAGAAATTCCGAACGCTCTATTCCCATCCATACCTTGCCTTCCCCGACGATCTTTGAAGATGCTTCAAGTCTCTTTCACTCGATTGATGAAAAAGGGAAGGAAGAATTTGTAGAGTGCTACGCACCATTGGACGGCTTGTCACGTATAGTGCGCAGTGATATGGAAAACAATGCCAAAAAGTTCCTGGTGCAGCTTTTGGCTGATATTTTCCCGAATAATCACCAAAAATCTAAGAATGGAGGAAAATCATCATGAAAGTTCGTAGTGTTATTTTATTGTCGTTGGATGCCTTTGGCGGAATCGTCTCTGGAAAAACCATGCTCCAGAAACGACTCTTCTTCATGGCTCAATATTTGAAACAGGAATGGGGATTTAACGCCCACTATTATGGCCCTTATTCCAATCTCATTGCATCAGAGCTGGTTACGCTTAAAGTTCAGGGCCTTGTTGCTGAATCATGCCTTAGGTACGGTGGAGCCGACAGCAGTGGTTTTGAGAAAAAGCGTTGTGATTACACGCTTACTGAAACAGGGAAGAATGCTGTTCAGTGGCTAAAAAAGGAATTCCCGAATGATTCTAATAAGTTACGCCAAATTGCCTTACGGATTGTAGAGGCAGGCGATTTGGGCTATGAGGATCTCAGTATTGCAGCTAAAGCGTATTTTATTCTGAAACAATCTGAGTCTGACATGCTTTCAACGGCTGAAATTGCTGACAAGGCGCGCAAATTCTCTTGGCAGGTGACAGAACCGCAGATTTCAAAAGCCTGTGGTTACCTGGTCTCGTTGGGGCTAGTCAAAGCTCCGAGAAAAGCCGCATGACATGCTCGCATTTCATGGAGGCTGTATCCCTTATCTTTTCATGAAAG
Encoded proteins:
- a CDS encoding HD domain-containing protein encodes the protein MKIDRRIRDTVHGFVALTAEESALLDTPALQRLRRVRQLAMASLVYPGAVHTRFDHTLGVLHIANMMCDRLQIEERYSPTIRLAALLHDVGHGPFSHVSESVLKIVARTNLAKLAKQQDKIHELITRDIILTHQGFDKTLTKGERQNITDLLNDGLKDSVHKAIISGPVDADKQDYLLRDSHYCGVQYGRFDIAHLHNVLTPVEDVDQKVLMVEPSGIHVIEQFVLAKYYLTTQVYRHKVRLITDQMLTRALVLGVVKDHLPFLEKLYVYKSTPDYIENYLTWDDSRLTQELLKEEYSKTNAGQFFRRLVHRQLYKRVCQVSLNDISGNAQIASAEEFLKKRGEMEKGMAVWLKEKMGIKLSADHVIVHHYSIESARKQSRNSERSIPIHTLPSPTIFEDASSLFHSIDEKGKEEFVECYAPLDGLSRIVRSDMENNAKKFLVQLLADIFPNNHQKSKNGGKSS